A single window of Herpetosiphon gulosus DNA harbors:
- a CDS encoding prolyl oligopeptidase family serine peptidase, with protein MPRIEALLAARQFVVPQRSGDYLYFISDLNGRLSLYRMLLTGSVPEPLLPPDIALQTPHHMGGKSFVVLAEYNQIVVMIDKDGDENYQPLRIPLTGGFPEPIFGEQFVGMQTNLSKLDPNTGIGYLNVASRLRPELSCYQINVLTGTSILLYQGPDGPFYATSAPDQQTILTVDAYGIGDAVIYRQQLGSTERSVVFGTPMDQRTTPIEPNGMGFGEWVNDNVALVSTSLFDDCYSLALLSLDGSQSLDAVTIEGLVHTGQGEFDRLLHLTEQRFLIGYNIDGCSWCYEAELDLVGKRMLVTKVLVGQAPLDNGVLESIDYDEASDSFALSFSTAIAPTQIYTIKPNQELQQHTNERVLGIPVEHLAAGEDASFNSHDGLRISARLYRPAPALGYEGPRPLVYYIHGGPQGQERPDFAWFSMPLIQFLTLKGFAVFVPNVRGSSGYGFKYMNHVTHDWGGQDRLDHVHAMTKVLVNDPLIDIKRTGVMGRSYGGFMTLTLLGRHPELWRAGIDMFGPYDLHTFSARVPETWKKYMATQVGDPVTEQDFLAERSPKTYIHNLACPLLVTQGANDPRVIERESSEVVHELQALGKNVDYLLFSDEGHDVLKYANKVTCYNRITDFFSQHL; from the coding sequence ATGCCACGCATCGAAGCCTTGCTTGCCGCTCGTCAATTTGTTGTTCCGCAACGCTCTGGCGATTATCTCTATTTTATTAGCGATTTAAATGGCCGCCTGAGTTTGTATCGCATGCTGCTCACTGGCAGCGTGCCTGAGCCGTTGTTACCGCCTGATATTGCCTTGCAAACGCCGCACCATATGGGTGGAAAATCGTTTGTAGTATTGGCCGAATACAATCAAATTGTGGTGATGATTGATAAAGATGGCGATGAAAACTACCAGCCGTTGCGCATCCCATTAACTGGTGGTTTCCCTGAGCCAATTTTTGGCGAACAATTTGTTGGAATGCAAACCAATCTCTCGAAACTTGATCCAAACACGGGCATTGGCTATTTGAATGTTGCTTCACGCCTTCGCCCTGAACTTAGTTGCTATCAAATTAATGTACTGACTGGCACAAGCATATTATTATATCAAGGCCCAGATGGCCCATTTTATGCGACCTCAGCCCCTGATCAACAAACAATTCTGACCGTCGATGCCTATGGGATTGGCGATGCCGTGATTTATCGTCAGCAGCTTGGTAGCACCGAGCGCTCGGTGGTTTTCGGTACGCCGATGGATCAACGTACAACGCCAATTGAGCCAAATGGTATGGGTTTTGGCGAATGGGTCAATGATAACGTTGCCTTGGTGAGCACGAGCCTGTTTGATGATTGCTACAGTTTAGCCTTGTTGAGCCTTGATGGCTCGCAAAGCTTGGATGCTGTGACGATTGAAGGCTTGGTACACACCGGTCAAGGCGAATTTGATCGTTTGCTGCATCTGACAGAACAACGCTTTTTGATTGGCTATAATATCGATGGCTGTTCCTGGTGCTATGAAGCTGAGCTTGATCTAGTTGGCAAGCGGATGTTGGTTACCAAGGTTTTGGTTGGCCAAGCACCATTAGACAATGGTGTTTTAGAGTCAATTGATTATGATGAAGCGAGTGACAGCTTTGCGCTTTCGTTCTCGACTGCGATTGCGCCAACCCAAATCTATACGATTAAGCCCAACCAAGAGCTGCAACAGCATACCAACGAACGTGTTTTGGGCATTCCAGTTGAACATTTGGCGGCTGGCGAAGATGCCTCGTTCAACTCGCACGATGGCCTACGCATTTCGGCGCGACTGTACCGCCCAGCCCCAGCCTTGGGTTACGAAGGCCCACGGCCATTGGTTTATTACATTCATGGCGGCCCACAAGGCCAAGAACGCCCCGATTTTGCCTGGTTCTCGATGCCCTTGATTCAATTCTTGACCCTGAAGGGCTTTGCGGTGTTTGTGCCCAATGTGCGTGGCAGTAGTGGCTATGGCTTTAAGTATATGAACCACGTTACTCACGATTGGGGCGGCCAAGATCGGCTTGATCATGTGCATGCCATGACCAAGGTTTTAGTCAATGACCCACTGATTGATATCAAACGTACTGGGGTGATGGGGCGTTCATATGGTGGTTTTATGACCTTGACCTTGCTTGGCCGTCACCCTGAGCTTTGGCGAGCAGGCATCGATATGTTTGGCCCCTACGATTTGCACACCTTCTCGGCGCGAGTGCCTGAAACTTGGAAAAAGTACATGGCAACCCAAGTTGGCGATCCAGTGACCGAACAAGATTTCTTGGCCGAACGTTCGCCTAAAACCTACATTCACAACTTGGCTTGCCCATTATTGGTCACCCAAGGAGCCAACGATCCACGGGTGATCGAGCGTGAATCGAGCGAAGTGGTGCATGAGTTGCAAGCCTTAGGCAAAAACGTTGATTATCTGTTGTTCAGCGATGAAGGCCACGATGTCTTGAAGTACGCCAACAAAGTGACCTGCTACAACCGGATCACCGACTTTTTCAGCCAACATCTCTAG
- a CDS encoding LuxR C-terminal-related transcriptional regulator, with protein MLQLIQTKLVVPPPRERVVKRSRLYQRLDAGRNQRLTLISAPAGFGKTTLVSAWLHTTKQQHCVWLTLNSHDNDPLRFAQYLQQGFQAQLPQFNWQWLELLGHQVLINVVTTLINQLHEQAEQWVLVLDDYQMIDHPVIHEALTMLIEHCPPQLHMVLTCRQQPALPLARWRARNWLNTIGVADLRFTDYEGGEFLRDVMHVRLNQQIESQVLHQSAGWIAGLQLAALALSEAPSPEHGLRALNSGQASDISVYLLEEVFQQQPTSIQQALLALAPLDRFNRSLADFMHLQRELGSSQLDQIIERQLFIGALDQEWWQLHPLFRDFLLQHANLVDPELRNRVLALAAEWCRDQHYIHDAMHYALQAQAHQLAAAILTPWVGQFVREAAFYTLRPWLDQLPIHVIWNEPRLCIAQMWILITLRNGEGIQGYLERISQLVGSNEPNPLAAEALALGALAATMTSKLEQAALWGEQAKRLNTSNDPTIQGVMTFCLAVVAHFQGDAQQAEMFYQQTETLGQTINSRFLSTVGAVNRAGLLHDIGQFSRAEQICLSLIEQAQALPAPRPFMAGMYWMLARIYHQRHQLPEALVAVEQSLNNSKIMDNRQMWCVAQAQRVAILQSQNDYPQALHCLLQLEEYAIGHDNAKIRLIIQQTRCLLAIEQHDLAQATQWLALINTDPEDLNNPINQWLGGLLALRQAALDQAASLLNQALTTAERINFVPLLVSIYATLAMVLARQGQLPKALEQLQHALTIAEPELIIQPLLDLQAGLIPLLQQLPSSPLVLRLLHHNRLETLDLAITPREHEILRYLAAGLGNRAIAEALVIAESTLKRHISNLYLKLDVHNRTAAIVKAREQGLID; from the coding sequence ATGCTCCAACTCATCCAAACCAAATTAGTTGTGCCACCACCACGTGAACGGGTTGTTAAACGTTCGCGCCTCTATCAGCGGCTTGATGCTGGACGCAACCAACGCCTAACCTTGATCAGTGCTCCCGCTGGTTTTGGTAAAACTACCTTAGTGAGCGCTTGGTTGCACACCACCAAACAGCAACATTGTGTTTGGCTGACCCTCAATAGCCATGATAACGATCCATTACGCTTTGCTCAATATCTGCAACAAGGCTTTCAGGCCCAACTGCCGCAATTCAATTGGCAATGGCTGGAGCTACTCGGCCATCAAGTATTAATCAATGTGGTCACCACCCTGATCAACCAACTTCACGAACAAGCTGAGCAGTGGGTATTGGTACTCGATGATTATCAGATGATCGATCATCCGGTGATTCATGAAGCGCTCACCATGTTGATTGAGCATTGTCCGCCGCAATTGCATATGGTGTTGACGTGTCGCCAACAACCAGCCTTACCATTGGCTCGCTGGCGAGCACGCAATTGGCTAAACACAATTGGCGTAGCCGATTTGCGCTTCACCGATTATGAGGGCGGTGAGTTTCTGCGCGATGTTATGCACGTTCGGCTAAATCAGCAAATTGAGAGCCAAGTGCTGCATCAAAGCGCTGGTTGGATTGCTGGCCTGCAACTGGCCGCCTTAGCCTTATCCGAAGCGCCTAGTCCTGAGCACGGTTTACGAGCGCTCAATTCGGGCCAAGCCAGCGATATTAGTGTTTATTTGCTCGAAGAAGTTTTTCAGCAACAACCAACATCAATTCAACAAGCGCTGTTGGCTTTGGCTCCACTCGATCGCTTTAATCGCTCATTGGCCGATTTTATGCATCTGCAACGGGAACTTGGCTCAAGCCAACTTGATCAGATTATCGAACGCCAGCTGTTTATCGGGGCACTTGATCAAGAGTGGTGGCAATTACACCCACTGTTTCGCGATTTTTTGTTGCAACACGCCAATTTGGTTGATCCCGAGCTTCGCAATCGGGTTTTGGCACTCGCCGCCGAATGGTGCCGCGACCAACATTATATTCACGATGCAATGCACTATGCCTTGCAAGCCCAAGCGCATCAGTTAGCGGCAGCAATTCTTACGCCGTGGGTCGGTCAATTTGTGCGCGAAGCGGCCTTTTATACCTTGCGACCATGGCTCGATCAATTGCCGATTCATGTAATTTGGAACGAACCACGCTTGTGCATTGCCCAAATGTGGATTTTGATTACCTTGCGCAATGGTGAGGGCATTCAAGGCTATCTCGAACGGATCAGCCAGTTGGTTGGCAGCAACGAACCAAATCCTTTGGCTGCCGAGGCCTTGGCGTTGGGCGCATTGGCCGCAACCATGACCTCAAAGCTTGAGCAAGCAGCGTTGTGGGGCGAACAAGCCAAACGCCTGAATACCAGCAACGACCCGACAATTCAAGGTGTGATGACTTTTTGTTTAGCAGTAGTAGCTCATTTTCAAGGCGATGCGCAACAGGCTGAAATGTTCTATCAACAAACTGAAACGCTCGGTCAAACGATCAATAGTCGCTTTTTATCCACAGTTGGCGCGGTCAATCGCGCTGGTTTATTGCACGATATCGGCCAATTTAGCCGTGCCGAACAAATTTGCTTGAGCTTAATCGAACAAGCGCAAGCCTTGCCAGCGCCGCGCCCATTTATGGCTGGCATGTATTGGATGTTAGCGCGAATTTATCATCAGCGCCATCAATTGCCCGAAGCTTTGGTGGCGGTCGAGCAAAGCCTCAACAACAGCAAAATCATGGATAATCGTCAAATGTGGTGTGTGGCTCAAGCTCAACGGGTGGCAATTTTGCAATCGCAGAACGATTATCCCCAGGCGCTGCACTGCTTACTCCAGCTTGAGGAGTATGCGATTGGCCATGATAATGCCAAAATTCGCCTAATTATTCAACAAACCCGCTGTTTGCTGGCGATTGAGCAGCACGATTTAGCCCAAGCAACCCAATGGCTGGCATTGATCAACACCGACCCTGAGGATTTAAATAACCCGATTAATCAATGGTTGGGTGGTTTGCTGGCCTTGCGTCAAGCTGCGCTGGATCAAGCAGCCAGCTTATTAAATCAAGCCTTAACCACCGCTGAACGGATTAATTTCGTACCGCTCTTAGTCAGCATCTATGCCACCTTGGCCATGGTTTTAGCTCGCCAAGGACAACTGCCCAAGGCGCTTGAGCAACTCCAACATGCCTTGACGATTGCCGAGCCAGAGTTAATTATCCAACCGTTGCTCGATCTACAGGCTGGGCTGATTCCATTATTGCAACAATTGCCAAGTAGCCCGTTAGTTTTGCGCTTGCTGCACCACAATCGACTGGAAACACTTGATCTGGCGATAACGCCGCGTGAACATGAGATTTTGCGCTACTTGGCGGCTGGCTTAGGCAATCGCGCGATCGCCGAAGCTTTGGTGATTGCCGAAAGCACGCTCAAACGCCATATTAGCAATTTATATCTCAAGCTTGATGTACACAACCGCACTGCCGCAATTGTTAAAGCCCGTGAACAAGGCTTAATCGATTAA
- a CDS encoding histidine phosphatase family protein — MRLILVRHGESEWNKIGRYQGQEDAPLSELGQQQAQALAQRLKREKLDVIYASPLQRANNTARAIAEFHPEVPFIDEPALLEIHHGDWQGLYSNDVKAQYGAELREWQYFPTRSQMPNGESFSNILKRVIDFKERVLSERPNETVIFSTHDVVVKILVADALGINMDRINRLWITNASISVIEYGEDLPYLVSLSEACHLGKLATVRENQTAL, encoded by the coding sequence ATGCGGTTAATTTTGGTGCGTCACGGTGAGAGTGAGTGGAATAAAATCGGTCGCTATCAAGGCCAAGAAGATGCGCCCTTGAGCGAACTCGGCCAACAACAAGCCCAAGCCTTAGCCCAACGCCTCAAGCGCGAAAAGCTTGATGTGATTTACGCTAGCCCCTTGCAACGAGCCAACAACACCGCTCGCGCAATTGCCGAATTCCACCCCGAAGTACCATTTATCGATGAACCAGCCTTGCTTGAAATTCATCATGGCGATTGGCAAGGGTTGTATAGCAACGATGTTAAGGCCCAATATGGCGCAGAATTACGCGAATGGCAATATTTTCCAACTCGTTCGCAAATGCCCAACGGCGAAAGTTTCTCCAACATCCTCAAGCGCGTTATCGACTTTAAAGAACGAGTTTTGAGCGAACGACCCAACGAAACCGTGATTTTTTCAACGCATGATGTAGTTGTAAAAATCTTGGTTGCCGATGCACTTGGCATCAATATGGATCGGATCAATCGCTTGTGGATTACCAATGCCTCGATTAGCGTGATCGAATATGGCGAAGATTTACCCTATTTGGTGAGCTTGAGCGAAGCATGCCACCTTGGCAAATTGGCCACCGTGCGCGAAAACCAAACCGCCCTCTAA